A window of Ignavibacterium sp. contains these coding sequences:
- a CDS encoding isoaspartyl peptidase/L-asparaginase family protein: MIKNILTSILILSSIYFTVNQSFVFAQTNSGKYTIVIHGGAGGFPENAPDSIKQAYLNSLAEALSIGKNILENGGSSLDAVEKVINYLEDNPLFNAGRGGVFTSEGKHELDASIMFGKDLSTGAVAGVTIIKNPISLARLVMEKTEHVLFAGKGADELGLKLGVPVVHNTYFHTEEQYQNWLKSRMPKQPGETVGCVAIDKFGNITAGTSTGGRQNKMPGRVGDSPLINAGTYADNRTCGVSATGIGELFIRNTVAYRVSVLMELKGYTLKQACEEVMYKVLPEGAGGIIAVDKQGNFEMVFTTPAMFRAVANSEGLFQTAIWK, translated from the coding sequence ATGATAAAAAATATTCTCACATCAATATTAATTCTTTCTTCAATTTATTTCACTGTAAATCAGTCATTTGTATTTGCTCAAACCAATTCCGGAAAATATACAATTGTTATTCACGGTGGTGCTGGTGGATTTCCGGAAAATGCGCCCGATTCAATAAAACAAGCATATCTTAATTCTCTCGCAGAAGCTTTATCAATTGGGAAAAATATTTTGGAAAATGGAGGAAGTTCTCTTGATGCAGTTGAAAAAGTAATAAACTATCTTGAAGATAATCCTTTGTTTAACGCTGGACGAGGTGGAGTCTTCACATCTGAAGGAAAGCACGAACTCGATGCTTCAATAATGTTTGGGAAAGACCTTTCAACCGGTGCCGTTGCAGGAGTAACAATAATAAAAAATCCAATTTCATTAGCAAGATTGGTTATGGAAAAAACAGAACATGTTTTATTCGCAGGAAAAGGTGCTGATGAACTCGGATTAAAACTTGGTGTTCCTGTCGTTCACAATACTTACTTCCACACAGAAGAGCAATATCAGAACTGGTTAAAGTCAAGAATGCCAAAGCAACCTGGCGAAACAGTTGGCTGTGTTGCAATTGATAAATTCGGGAATATTACCGCAGGCACTTCAACCGGTGGAAGACAAAACAAAATGCCCGGCAGAGTTGGTGACTCTCCTTTAATCAATGCCGGTACTTATGCTGATAACCGAACCTGTGGTGTTTCGGCAACAGGCATTGGTGAATTATTCATTAGAAATACAGTTGCTTACAGAGTCTCTGTTTTGATGGAATTAAAAGGTTATACACTTAAACAAGCTTGCGAAGAAGTAATGTATAAAGTCCTGCCTGAAGGTGCTGGTGGAATTATTGCAGTTGATAAACAAGGTAACTTCGAGATGGTTTTCACAACACCGGCAATGTTCAGAGCAGTTGCAAATTCTGAAGGATTATTTCAAACAGCAATATGGAAATAA
- a CDS encoding DinB family protein, translated as MRPAKTDYAEYYQRYIDLIEGEDIINILSSLNKETSDVLNSFPQSKGNFAYAPGKWSVKEVVGHMMDTDRIFAYRALAIARGEKQPLPSFDQDEYVKNGKFNLRELSDLTYEYRLLRESNILLFKGFDQSVYSNRGVAAGNEVTVLALMWMIAGHQKHHLNILREKYLK; from the coding sequence ATGCGTCCGGCAAAAACAGATTACGCCGAATATTATCAGCGGTACATTGATTTAATAGAAGGTGAAGATATTATAAACATTCTTTCATCTTTAAATAAAGAGACTTCTGATGTTCTTAATTCATTTCCGCAGAGCAAAGGCAACTTTGCTTATGCTCCGGGTAAATGGAGTGTTAAAGAAGTTGTTGGTCATATGATGGATACGGACAGGATTTTTGCATACAGAGCTTTAGCAATTGCGCGAGGAGAAAAACAACCACTTCCTTCTTTTGATCAGGATGAATATGTAAAAAACGGAAAATTCAACTTACGGGAATTATCTGATCTGACTTATGAATACAGACTTCTCAGAGAATCAAACATTTTATTATTCAAAGGATTTGATCAATCAGTTTATTCTAACAGAGGTGTTGCTGCAGGAAACGAGGTTACTGTATTAGCTTTGATGTGGATGATTGCCGGACATCAGAAACATCATCTTAATATTTTGAGAGAGAAGTATTTGAAATAA
- a CDS encoding glycosyltransferase N-terminal domain-containing protein codes for MIKTFWFLFYNIFVVPSLYLILRFAGIFNSKIRRGIKGRKRVYEQLILDAAAIDKSRKLVWFHSSSLGEFEQAKPIIEKLKKEKNVNVLITFFSPSGYENSRKYPHADLISYIPFDTKSNAERFIKIVNPTVAVIMRYDIWPNIIKALNDHSVPVFLVDATMRGSSPRKYPFIKSFHKMLFTFFTKILTVSEEDANGFLDFGLSEDKVKAVGDTRFDRVYQRSLQAKERNLIKDEILKDKKIFVAGSTWEQDEEVIFPAFEKLFRFDSKAMMIVAPHEPTVLHLEKIENEFSGKIKTIRFSHLNNYTDERIIIIDSIGILLTLYTYADVAFVGGSFKQNVHNVLEAAVYGIPVMFGPKIDNSQEAKKLAELGGGIIIRNKRQAYKVLRTLFINEELRKHKGQISISFVKENLGATEKILKEIYSFL; via the coding sequence ATGATTAAAACATTTTGGTTTCTATTTTATAATATTTTTGTCGTCCCATCTCTTTATTTGATTCTTCGTTTTGCCGGAATATTTAATTCCAAAATCAGAAGAGGAATAAAAGGAAGAAAGCGGGTTTATGAACAACTTATTCTGGATGCTGCTGCTATTGATAAATCCAGGAAGCTTGTATGGTTTCATTCATCTTCGTTGGGTGAGTTTGAACAGGCAAAACCTATAATTGAAAAATTAAAGAAAGAAAAAAATGTAAATGTGTTGATTACTTTCTTTTCACCATCTGGCTATGAGAACTCACGAAAATATCCACACGCAGATCTGATTTCTTACATTCCATTTGACACAAAATCGAATGCAGAGCGATTTATAAAAATTGTAAATCCAACTGTCGCAGTAATAATGCGATATGATATCTGGCCAAATATTATTAAAGCTTTGAATGATCATTCCGTACCTGTATTTCTTGTTGATGCTACAATGAGAGGAAGTTCACCAAGAAAATACCCTTTCATAAAATCATTCCATAAAATGCTTTTTACATTCTTTACAAAAATTCTTACTGTTTCTGAAGAAGATGCTAACGGATTTTTAGATTTTGGATTAAGTGAAGATAAAGTTAAAGCTGTTGGTGATACAAGATTTGACAGAGTTTATCAGAGAAGTTTGCAAGCAAAGGAAAGAAATCTGATTAAAGATGAAATACTTAAGGATAAAAAAATATTTGTTGCCGGAAGTACCTGGGAACAGGATGAAGAAGTAATATTTCCCGCATTTGAAAAACTATTCAGGTTTGATTCAAAAGCAATGATGATTGTTGCACCACACGAGCCAACAGTTTTACACCTCGAAAAAATTGAAAATGAATTTTCCGGAAAAATTAAGACAATCAGATTTTCACACCTTAATAACTATACTGATGAAAGAATAATAATCATTGACTCAATAGGAATTCTTCTTACGCTTTACACTTATGCTGATGTAGCATTTGTCGGAGGAAGCTTTAAGCAAAATGTTCACAATGTGTTGGAAGCAGCTGTTTATGGTATTCCCGTGATGTTTGGTCCTAAAATCGATAATTCTCAGGAAGCAAAAAAGCTTGCTGAACTTGGAGGTGGAATCATTATCAGAAATAAACGGCAAGCTTATAAAGTTCTGAGGACATTATTCATAAATGAAGAATTGAGAAAACACAAAGGGCAGATTTCAATTTCCTTTGTGAAAGAAAACCTCGGAGCCACAGAAAAAATATTAAAAGAAATTTATTCGTTTCTTTGA
- a CDS encoding glycosyltransferase family 9 protein, translated as MDINRIKEFKRILIIRLSSLGDILLTTPFVRALKKFNPQLNIEFLLRLEYKDLLIKNPNINQLYFFTRNDFENLNLINKLRQQPFDLIIDLQNNLRSRGIISKLKGEKVKFDKKSFQKALLVKTKINLLRNSPPIPLRYAAVIDGIELDDYGLDLFTDREPSEEIKSKENLIGICPGARHFTKRWPLEYYIELSKILIQNKFDVVLFGGKIDKNICEQIKNEIPQAINLCNEDEILQTAADMKLCKAIVCNDSGLMHTASAVGTKLITIFGSSVKEFGFVPYNCKSLILENNSLSCRPCSHIGRESCPEKHFACMKEIKPEFVFNELIKFLKND; from the coding sequence TTGGATATAAACCGGATAAAAGAGTTTAAGAGAATTTTAATCATACGCCTAAGTTCGCTTGGAGATATTCTTCTTACAACTCCATTTGTTCGTGCTCTCAAAAAATTTAATCCGCAGTTGAATATTGAATTTTTACTCCGTCTGGAATACAAAGATTTACTTATAAAGAACCCGAATATCAATCAACTATATTTTTTCACCCGAAATGATTTTGAAAATCTTAATCTTATAAACAAACTTCGTCAACAACCATTTGATCTTATAATTGATTTGCAAAATAATCTCAGAAGTCGCGGTATAATTTCGAAACTGAAGGGAGAAAAAGTAAAATTCGATAAAAAATCTTTTCAGAAAGCATTACTTGTAAAAACAAAAATTAATTTGTTGAGGAATTCTCCACCAATTCCTTTAAGGTATGCAGCTGTTATTGATGGAATTGAGCTTGATGATTATGGATTAGATTTATTTACTGATAGAGAACCTTCGGAAGAAATTAAATCAAAAGAAAATCTTATCGGAATTTGTCCCGGTGCCCGTCATTTTACTAAGAGATGGCCTCTTGAATATTATATTGAGCTGAGCAAAATTCTCATTCAAAATAAATTTGATGTAGTTTTATTCGGTGGTAAAATTGATAAGAATATTTGTGAACAAATAAAGAATGAGATTCCACAAGCAATAAATCTTTGCAATGAAGATGAGATACTTCAGACTGCTGCAGATATGAAATTATGCAAAGCGATTGTTTGTAACGATTCAGGATTAATGCACACAGCTTCTGCTGTCGGAACAAAATTGATAACAATTTTTGGTTCATCAGTTAAGGAATTTGGTTTTGTACCTTACAATTGTAAAAGTTTAATACTTGAAAACAATTCATTAAGTTGCAGACCGTGTTCACATATCGGAAGAGAAAGTTGTCCGGAAAAGCATTTCGCTTGTATGAAAGAAATCAAACCAGAATTTGTATTTAACGAGCTAATAAAATTTCTTAAAAATGATTAA
- the fbp gene encoding class 1 fructose-bisphosphatase → MQKIKFNTLARHIYEEERKYPEATGELSDLLHDLSLAAKVISLEVNKAGLVDILGFTGSSNVHGEEVKKLDVYAHDMLIKAMDHGGHLCVMASEEDEDIIHIPPEFYIGKYVLLFDPLDGSSNIDVNVSIGTIFSIYRRISEGNGPGTLEDCLQPGFKQVAAGYIIYGSSTIFVYTAGNGVHGFTLDPSFGEFILSHPNIKTPKKGKIYSINEGNYLYWHPGLKKYIKWLQEEDKSTGRPYSSRYIGSMVADIHRNLLYGGIFMYPADIRNPNGKLRLMYECNPMAFIVEQAGGRASDGKKRILEIQPEKLHQRVPIFIGSEEDVLMVEKFLRENE, encoded by the coding sequence ATGCAAAAAATTAAATTCAATACACTTGCCCGTCATATCTACGAAGAAGAAAGAAAATATCCTGAAGCAACCGGAGAGCTTTCTGATCTTCTGCACGATTTATCTTTAGCTGCAAAAGTAATCTCTCTTGAAGTTAATAAAGCCGGACTTGTTGATATCCTGGGTTTTACCGGAAGTAGTAATGTTCATGGTGAAGAAGTAAAAAAGCTTGATGTTTATGCTCACGACATGCTCATCAAAGCTATGGATCATGGCGGACATCTTTGCGTAATGGCTTCGGAAGAGGATGAGGATATTATTCACATTCCTCCTGAGTTTTATATTGGTAAATATGTTTTATTGTTTGACCCGCTAGATGGTTCATCCAATATTGATGTTAATGTCAGTATCGGGACTATATTTTCTATTTACCGAAGAATTTCAGAGGGAAACGGGCCGGGAACTTTGGAAGATTGTCTTCAACCGGGATTTAAACAAGTTGCTGCTGGTTATATTATTTACGGTTCAAGTACAATATTTGTTTACACCGCGGGAAATGGTGTCCACGGTTTTACTCTCGATCCTTCTTTCGGTGAATTCATTCTTTCACATCCGAACATTAAAACTCCTAAAAAGGGAAAAATCTATAGCATCAACGAAGGAAATTATCTTTACTGGCATCCAGGATTAAAGAAATATATTAAGTGGTTGCAGGAAGAAGATAAATCAACAGGAAGACCTTATTCATCTAGATATATTGGGTCAATGGTTGCTGATATTCATCGTAATCTTTTGTATGGTGGAATATTTATGTATCCTGCCGATATCAGAAACCCAAACGGAAAACTCAGATTGATGTATGAATGCAATCCAATGGCATTTATTGTTGAGCAGGCAGGTGGCAGAGCATCAGATGGTAAGAAAAGAATTTTAGAAATCCAGCCGGAAAAGCTTCATCAGAGAGTTCCTATTTTTATTGGTAGCGAGGAAGATGTTCTGATGGTTGAAAAATTTTTAAGAGAGAACGAATAA
- a CDS encoding ABC transporter ATP-binding protein, with amino-acid sequence MADNRHDDEILGKAYDARLMKRLLTYVKPYKKYVFFAILLNIFVAALGPLRPYLTKVAIDNYIVNSNYNGLLLISIVLFASLMLQAAIQYFLTYYTQYLGQKTLYDLRVQLFSHVQKLALKFFDKTPIGRIVTRTTNDVESLGELFSSGIVMVFSDVFIIIWILAFMFFMDVNLSLVTLSVLPVLIYGTFLFRKKVRETYRDVRFHLARLNSYMQEHVTGMNVVQIFRKEKEEFNKFSSINADHRDANIRSIFYYAIFYPSVELISSAAIALIIWYGGGEIIQQQMTIGVLFAFIQYTEMFFRPIRDLSEKYNILQTSMASSERIFKLLDNQTFVQNPDNPVELKNVKGDISFKNVWFAYEDENFVLKDISFDIRAGETVAIVGHTGAGKSTIINLLTRFYDIQKGQILLDGIDIRLVDKRELRKHISIVLQDVYLFSGTIKSNITMDNPEISFEKVVQAAKLVGADKFIENLTSKYDEEVKERGATLSVGQKQLISFARALAYDPKILILDEATSSVDTDTEKLIQQAIENLLKGRTAVVIAHRLSTIQNADKIIVLHKGELKEIGTHQQLLAKRGIYYKLYQLQYKDQELVSSK; translated from the coding sequence ATGGCAGATAACAGACACGACGACGAAATACTTGGTAAGGCATACGATGCCCGGCTGATGAAAAGATTACTTACTTATGTTAAACCTTATAAGAAGTATGTTTTCTTTGCAATTCTACTTAATATTTTTGTTGCTGCTTTAGGACCGCTAAGACCTTATCTCACAAAGGTTGCAATTGACAATTATATTGTTAACTCAAATTACAATGGTTTACTTTTAATCAGTATTGTTCTCTTCGCTTCCTTAATGCTTCAGGCAGCAATACAATACTTTCTGACATATTACACACAGTATCTCGGGCAGAAAACACTTTATGATTTGCGGGTTCAGCTATTTAGTCATGTTCAGAAATTGGCTTTAAAGTTTTTTGATAAAACTCCGATTGGAAGAATTGTTACAAGAACAACTAATGATGTTGAATCACTCGGAGAACTTTTCTCAAGTGGAATTGTGATGGTGTTCAGTGATGTGTTTATCATCATCTGGATTCTCGCATTTATGTTTTTTATGGATGTTAATCTATCTCTTGTAACATTGTCTGTTCTGCCTGTTTTGATTTATGGAACTTTTCTGTTTCGTAAAAAAGTAAGAGAGACTTACCGCGATGTAAGATTTCATCTCGCAAGGTTAAACTCTTATATGCAGGAACATGTAACAGGAATGAATGTAGTTCAGATTTTCAGAAAGGAAAAAGAAGAATTCAATAAGTTCTCGTCAATTAATGCTGATCACCGGGATGCAAATATTCGTTCGATATTTTATTACGCAATATTTTATCCAAGTGTTGAGTTAATAAGTTCAGCAGCAATTGCTTTGATAATCTGGTATGGTGGAGGAGAAATAATTCAACAACAAATGACAATTGGTGTTTTATTCGCTTTTATACAATACACAGAAATGTTTTTCAGACCAATCAGAGACCTTTCTGAAAAATATAACATACTTCAAACTTCAATGGCTTCTTCGGAGAGAATTTTTAAACTACTCGATAATCAAACATTTGTTCAGAATCCGGATAATCCAGTAGAGCTTAAAAATGTAAAAGGAGATATCAGTTTCAAAAATGTTTGGTTTGCCTATGAAGATGAAAATTTTGTTTTGAAGGATATCAGTTTTGATATTCGTGCTGGTGAAACAGTTGCAATTGTCGGTCATACCGGTGCAGGCAAGTCAACAATAATTAATCTTCTAACAAGATTTTATGATATTCAGAAAGGACAAATTTTACTTGACGGAATTGATATCAGACTTGTAGACAAAAGAGAATTAAGAAAACATATTTCAATTGTTCTTCAGGATGTTTATCTGTTTTCAGGTACAATTAAATCGAACATTACAATGGATAATCCTGAAATCAGTTTTGAAAAAGTTGTTCAGGCAGCAAAACTTGTTGGTGCTGATAAATTCATAGAAAATCTTACAAGCAAATATGATGAAGAAGTTAAAGAAAGAGGTGCAACCTTAAGTGTCGGGCAAAAGCAGTTAATATCATTTGCAAGAGCTTTAGCTTATGATCCGAAAATATTAATTTTGGATGAGGCAACTTCAAGTGTTGATACAGATACCGAGAAACTTATTCAGCAGGCAATTGAAAATTTGTTGAAAGGCAGAACAGCAGTTGTAATTGCCCATCGTCTTTCAACTATTCAGAACGCTGATAAAATAATTGTTCTTCACAAAGGTGAATTAAAAGAAATCGGAACTCATCAGCAATTGCTTGCTAAAAGAGGAATCTATTACAAACTTTATCAGTTGCAATATAAAGACCAGGAATTAGTAAGTTCCAAATAA
- a CDS encoding ABC transporter ATP-binding protein → MKNLRKLKKYFIRYKKKLFLGFIFILFSNAGTVYVPILMKDAINQLQNNTTTHTLLFYATLIVLSSLFAGIFRFLIRQTIIVVSREIEFDLRNDFWSHIQKLPLRYFQNNSTGNIMSHATNDINAVRNFIGPAVMYSIDTGVRLLTVVTIMLSLDWALTLAALFPLPLLSYGVYRIMKLIHEKYTKIQEAFSVLTTVAQENFSGIRVIKSYVREANEIQKWKNLSKDYLNKNMNLVRIQAWIMPILLIITGISIIIVIWIGGLKVINGTMNLGEITAFIVYLGILIWPVIAFGWVTNIVQQAEASMKRLNKIFAEPYEIDDTEQTDYSIKEIKGEIEFRNVSFRYSEVLPNVLTNINLKIPVGSTLAIIGHTGSGKTTLINLIPRLYDTTEGELLIDGVDVRKIPLDVLRKNIGLVPQESFLFSDTITNNIGYGLREISKEKIIEVSRIAQFDKDVETFPQGYETIVGERGITFSGGQKQRACLARALAIEPKILILDDSFSAVDTNTEEEILKNLRQYLKNRTSIIISHRISTVKDADNIIVLHEGKIAEQGTHDELVALGGLYADLHFKQLLEKELEELN, encoded by the coding sequence ATGAAAAATCTCCGCAAATTAAAAAAATATTTTATTCGATATAAGAAAAAGCTTTTTCTTGGTTTTATCTTTATACTCTTTTCAAATGCCGGAACGGTCTATGTTCCCATCTTAATGAAAGATGCAATCAATCAACTTCAAAATAATACCACAACACATACACTTTTATTTTATGCAACCTTAATTGTTTTGTCTTCTCTTTTTGCGGGAATTTTCAGATTTCTTATCCGGCAAACAATAATTGTAGTTTCCCGTGAGATTGAATTTGATCTTAGGAATGATTTCTGGTCACATATTCAAAAACTTCCATTAAGATATTTCCAGAATAACTCAACCGGAAATATTATGTCTCACGCAACAAATGACATTAATGCTGTGAGAAACTTTATCGGACCAGCTGTTATGTATTCAATTGATACCGGAGTTAGACTGTTAACCGTTGTTACAATAATGCTTTCACTTGATTGGGCACTGACTCTCGCTGCTCTTTTTCCACTACCGCTTTTGTCTTATGGTGTTTACAGAATTATGAAGTTGATTCATGAAAAGTATACTAAAATTCAGGAAGCGTTTTCTGTCCTTACTACAGTTGCGCAGGAAAACTTCTCAGGAATAAGAGTAATCAAATCTTATGTCAGGGAAGCAAATGAAATTCAGAAGTGGAAAAATTTAAGTAAGGATTATCTTAACAAGAATATGAATCTTGTCCGGATTCAAGCGTGGATAATGCCGATACTTTTAATCATAACAGGAATATCAATAATTATTGTTATATGGATTGGCGGATTAAAAGTTATAAACGGAACAATGAACCTTGGTGAAATAACAGCGTTTATTGTTTATCTCGGAATTTTAATTTGGCCAGTAATTGCTTTTGGCTGGGTTACAAATATAGTTCAGCAGGCAGAAGCAAGTATGAAAAGACTTAATAAAATTTTTGCTGAACCTTATGAGATTGATGATACTGAGCAAACCGATTATTCAATTAAAGAAATCAAAGGTGAAATTGAATTCAGAAATGTGTCATTCAGATATTCGGAAGTTTTGCCAAATGTTTTAACAAACATCAATCTGAAAATTCCGGTTGGTTCAACTTTGGCGATAATCGGACACACTGGCTCCGGCAAAACAACTTTGATAAATTTAATTCCGCGACTTTATGATACGACTGAAGGAGAATTATTGATTGATGGAGTTGATGTAAGAAAAATTCCTCTTGATGTTTTGCGTAAAAACATTGGACTTGTTCCTCAGGAGTCATTTTTATTCTCTGATACTATCACAAACAATATTGGTTATGGTTTAAGAGAAATCAGTAAAGAAAAAATTATTGAAGTTTCCAGGATTGCTCAGTTCGATAAAGATGTTGAAACTTTTCCTCAAGGTTATGAAACCATTGTTGGCGAACGAGGAATTACTTTTTCGGGTGGACAGAAACAAAGAGCTTGTCTCGCAAGAGCTTTAGCTATTGAACCTAAAATTTTAATTCTTGATGATTCATTCTCAGCAGTTGATACTAACACTGAAGAAGAAATTCTTAAAAACCTCAGACAATACTTGAAAAACAGAACAAGCATTATCATTAGTCATCGAATATCTACAGTGAAAGATGCTGATAATATAATTGTTCTCCATGAAGGTAAAATTGCTGAGCAAGGAACTCACGATGAACTTGTTGCTCTCGGTGGACTCTATGCAGATTTGCATTTCAAACAACTGCTTGAAAAGGAACTCGAGGAATTAAATTGA
- a CDS encoding nucleotidyl transferase AbiEii/AbiGii toxin family protein, with translation MSIFKKEVLSKDQLKLLPIIRKFKRSFYLAGGTAIALYAGHRKSVDFDLFTNRSLDKKYLDNRLKQLGIKYKLAFQTKQEWTIFIKNVKVTFYNFTENIKPDKDFENIIKIPSLLDLAALKAFTIGERAKWKDYVDLYFIIKDFFPIQKIINNAYSIFQDRFNEKLFREQLTYFDDINFSEPIEYLVSEPDNETIKNFLINAALH, from the coding sequence ATGAGCATATTCAAAAAAGAAGTATTATCAAAAGATCAATTAAAACTTCTGCCAATAATCAGAAAGTTTAAGAGAAGTTTTTATTTAGCTGGAGGAACTGCAATTGCATTGTATGCAGGTCATAGAAAATCTGTGGATTTTGATTTATTTACTAATAGGTCTCTCGATAAGAAATATCTGGATAACAGATTAAAACAACTTGGTATCAAATACAAATTAGCATTTCAGACAAAACAAGAATGGACAATTTTTATAAAAAATGTTAAAGTAACATTTTATAATTTTACTGAAAATATTAAACCTGATAAAGATTTTGAGAATATTATTAAAATACCATCTTTACTTGATTTGGCTGCTCTGAAAGCATTTACCATTGGCGAGCGTGCTAAATGGAAGGATTATGTCGATTTATATTTTATTATAAAAGATTTTTTCCCCATACAAAAAATTATAAATAACGCTTACTCAATCTTTCAGGATAGATTTAATGAAAAACTTTTCAGAGAGCAACTGACTTATTTTGATGATATCAATTTCAGTGAACCCATTGAGTATCTAGTCTCTGAACCTGACAACGAAACCATCAAAAATTTTTTAATAAATGCTGCATTGCATTAA
- the serS gene encoding serine--tRNA ligase: MLDLKFIRENPEKVKQGIANKNEKDRVDEILELDKHRRELIAQSEELKAKRNQVSAEIPKLKKAGQDVTDILAEMKKVSDSITELDVKLREVENQLNEILMYIPNLPHESVPVGKSSEENVEVRQWLPEGFLFQWENGKPLDHIELGKKLNILDFERGAKVSGSGFPVYKGKGATLERALINFMLDYHLQHHGYNEIFPPFLVNRDSMRGTGQLPKMEEDMYHIEKDGLYPIPTAEVPITNLHREEILNEKDLPLKYVGYSACFRREAGSYGKESKGFLRVHQFNKVEMVKFVKPETSYNELELLVKDAEDILQALKIPYRILMLCTGDLSFAAAKCYDIETWSPAENRWLEASSCSNFEDFQARRANIKYRNEQTKKLEFVHTLNGSGLATSRLMVSILENYQTPEGKVIVPPVLQKYTGFNLIG, translated from the coding sequence TCGAACTCGATAAACATCGTCGCGAACTGATTGCTCAGTCTGAAGAACTGAAAGCAAAACGAAATCAGGTTTCTGCTGAAATACCAAAACTCAAAAAAGCCGGACAGGATGTAACGGATATCCTTGCTGAAATGAAAAAAGTTTCTGACAGCATAACTGAACTTGATGTAAAACTCCGGGAAGTAGAAAATCAGTTAAATGAAATACTGATGTACATTCCCAATCTTCCCCACGAATCTGTTCCTGTTGGTAAATCATCTGAAGAAAATGTTGAAGTAAGACAATGGTTGCCGGAAGGATTTTTATTTCAATGGGAAAATGGAAAACCACTCGACCACATTGAACTTGGTAAAAAACTTAACATACTTGATTTCGAAAGAGGTGCTAAGGTAAGTGGTTCGGGATTTCCCGTTTATAAGGGAAAAGGCGCAACTTTAGAAAGAGCATTGATAAATTTCATGCTCGACTATCACTTACAGCATCATGGTTATAATGAAATCTTTCCTCCGTTTTTAGTTAATCGTGATTCAATGAGAGGAACAGGTCAGCTTCCAAAGATGGAAGAAGATATGTATCACATAGAAAAAGATGGATTATATCCAATACCAACTGCTGAAGTTCCTATTACAAATCTTCACAGAGAAGAAATATTAAATGAAAAAGATTTGCCGCTTAAATATGTTGGCTACTCAGCTTGCTTCAGAAGAGAGGCAGGTTCTTATGGCAAAGAAAGTAAAGGATTCCTTCGCGTTCATCAGTTTAATAAAGTTGAAATGGTTAAGTTTGTTAAACCGGAAACTTCTTATAACGAATTGGAGTTATTAGTAAAAGACGCTGAAGACATTTTGCAAGCGTTGAAGATTCCTTACAGAATTTTAATGCTTTGTACTGGTGATTTAAGTTTTGCAGCAGCAAAATGTTATGATATAGAAACCTGGTCGCCGGCAGAAAACCGTTGGCTTGAAGCTTCTTCCTGTAGCAACTTTGAAGACTTTCAGGCAAGAAGAGCAAATATCAAATACAGAAATGAGCAAACAAAAAAGCTTGAATTTGTTCACACATTAAATGGAAGCGGACTTGCAACAAGTCGTTTGATGGTTTCAATCCTCGAAAATTATCAGACGCCCGAAGGAAAAGTAATTGTGCCACCTGTACTTCAAAAGTACACTGGTTTTAATTTAATAGGGTAA